The genomic interval CGCCCCGGGGGCCGGGCGCGGCCACGGCGACGGGTCCGGCCACCGGGCGCTTGTCGATGCCGGTGCGCAGACCGGGCGTGAAGCCGGTGAGCTCGTCGGTGGTGTCACGGCCGACGTTCACGGAGAGCAGCGAGGGCGCGGGAGAAGGCGAGGGTGAGGGCAAGGACACGGAAGGCGAAGACATGGCCAAAGGCTAGGGGAGACCCGTACAGGGTCTCAAAGGTATTTGGCGTCATTTCACTCCGGGTCCAAGGTGGTCTTATGCTCAAGGCATGATCGAGGCTCGTCATCTGAGGGTGCTGCGCGCGGTGGCCGCCACCGGTTCGTTCTCGGCCGCGGCCCGCGAACTGGGCTGCACCCAGCCCGCCGTCAGCCAGCAGATGAAGGCCCTGGAGCAGTCCGCGGGCACCCCGCTGCTGATCCGCACGGGCCGGGAGATGCGGCTGACCCAGGCCGGCGAGGCCCTGGTGCGGCACGCCTCCGGGATCCTGGCCGGGCTCACCGCGGCCGAGGAGGAGGTCGCGGCGATCGCCGGGCTGCGGGCCGGGCGGGTGCGGATGGTGTCCTTCCCCAGCGGCAGCTCGACGCTGGTGCCCGGCGCGCTGGCGCAGATGCGGGCGGCGCACCCGGGTACCCGGGTCTCCCTGGTCGAGGCCGAGCCGCCGCGGTCGGTGGAGATGCTGCGCGAGGGCGACTGCGAGATCGCGCTGGCCTTCCGCTACCCCGAGGTGCGCGGCTCGGACCCGGCCGCGGGCACGGAGTGGGAGGACCTGGTCGTCCGGCCGCTGCTGACCGACCGCCTCGTGGGCGTGGTGCCGGAGGGGCACCGGCTGGCGGGGGCCGAGCGGATCGGGATGGCCGAGCTGGCCGACGAGTCGTGGATCGCGGGCTGCCCGCGCTGCCGGCGGCACCTGGTGGAGGTGTGCGAGAGCACCGGCTTCACCCCGCGGATCGACTTCGCGACC from Streptomyces albireticuli carries:
- a CDS encoding LysR family transcriptional regulator → MIEARHLRVLRAVAATGSFSAAARELGCTQPAVSQQMKALEQSAGTPLLIRTGREMRLTQAGEALVRHASGILAGLTAAEEEVAAIAGLRAGRVRMVSFPSGSSTLVPGALAQMRAAHPGTRVSLVEAEPPRSVEMLREGDCEIALAFRYPEVRGSDPAAGTEWEDLVVRPLLTDRLVGVVPEGHRLAGAERIGMAELADESWIAGCPRCRRHLVEVCESTGFTPRIDFATDDYPSVFGLVGAGLGVAVMPELALAAVRPKGARTVPVEPVVQREIVALTLPDLARVPAVAAMLDELVAAAAR